A DNA window from Motacilla alba alba isolate MOTALB_02 chromosome 28, Motacilla_alba_V1.0_pri, whole genome shotgun sequence contains the following coding sequences:
- the ATP8B3 gene encoding phospholipid-transporting ATPase IK isoform X3 translates to MANVYFVFVILLQTFPEISTLPWYTLLFPLSCLLVIRGLRDLVDDIGRHRSDRSINSRPCEILAGRRFCWQEWRDICVGDIVRLRKDSVVPADLLLLCSSEPSSLCYVETADIDGETNLKFRQALLVTHQELQSEESMAAFDGRVTCEEPNSRMHTFTGTLRWRGHTHALDGDRILLRGCRVRNTALCYGLVLYAGFDSKIMRNSGKIKRKKTKLDHLMDRLVIAIFLLLLVTSLGLAVASGFWARTFQEKHSYLAALYQHTSPAQQAFLNFWGFTILLSIIIPMSMYITFEFIYLVNSCFINWDLEMYYGAKDIPAEARSTSLSDQLGQIQYIFSDKTGTLTQNVMSFKKCCVNGTIYGPGTGHENKQPRGLGLSQEHRGEQKSDVCDVTLLEAARRDKDPVLREFLRLLALCHTVMVEDRGDQLVYQAASPDEEALVWAARNLGYVFLARTQDSITIRELGRTRTYEVLAMLDFNSDRKRMSVLVRDPQGTIRLYTKGADTVILERLRSRGPTETLTERALDRFAEETLRTLCVASREVSEAEFRAWSRRHREAAVLLQDRAQELDRLYEEMEQNLQLLGATAIEDKLQDGVPETIQLLKLGNIKVWVLTGDKQETAMNIGYACRLLTDDMEILEEKEVSEILQAYWESNNNLSGPGDAPCSRRLSQQRPETLCHKRAVIISGDFLDKILHTGEVLKEKKGWPWRWLCCGRAEASQDQGGLVEKAFVDLATSCQAVICCRVTPKQKALMVQLVKKHKKAVTLAIGDGANDVNMIKTADIGVGISGLEGLQAVQCSDYALAQFSFLQRLLLVHGRWNYLRICKFLRYFFYKTFAGLLAQVWFAFHSGFTAQPLYEGWFLALYNIFYTAYPVLSVGLLEQQDVSAKKSLEFPELYVVGQQDELFNYRVFGVTLLHGVGTSLISFYITLWAFEDHVGTKVVGDYESFSVTVALSALLSVLVEIVLDTQYWTVLSFLMVTASLLLFCLFSFLTQTVDAYRIAPAIFRFPEDPSEGQAGPGAPGGAALPRPPRLLPPLQLRLLPPGGLRRPHHPRGQSACQGHPGQCPTCPAPPGDPGRALRALPLGVGPGQEQQGHTWLVPPARGHLQSYLLALQRGWPSLGAPAAAP, encoded by the exons ATGGCCAACGTCTACTTCGTCTTCGTCATCCTCCTCCAG ACTTTCCCCGAGATCTCCACGCTGCCCTGGTACACTCTGCTGTTCCCCCTGAGCTGCCTCCTCGTCATCCGGGGGCTGCGAGACCTCGTCGATGACATT GGCCGTCACCGCAGTGACAGGAGCATCAACAGCCGGCCCTGTGAGAtcctggctgggaggag GTTCTGCTGGCAGGAGTGGCGCGACATCTGCGTCGGGGACATCGTGCGTCTGCGCAAGGACAGCGTGGTCCCG gctgacctgctcctgctgtgcagctccgagcccagcagcctgtgctACGTGGAGACCGCTGACATTGATGG GGAAACCAACCTGAAGTTCAGACAGGCCCTTCTGGTCACCCACCAGGAGCTGCAAAGCGAGGAGAGCATGGCTGCCTTTGACG GGCGAGTGACGTGCGAGGAGCCCAACAGCCGCATGCACACCTTCACGGGCACCCTGCGCTGGCGGGGCCACACGCACGCCCTGGATGGCGACCGGATCCTGCTGCGGGGCTGCCGCGTCCGCAACACCGCCCTCTGCTACGGCTTGGTGCTCTACGCAG GGTTTGATTCCAAAATCATGAGGAACTCTGGGAAGatcaagaggaagaaaaccaagcTGGACCACCTGATGGACCGGCTGGTGATCGCG atcttcctgctgctgttggtgACGTCCCTGGGCCTCGCTGTGGCCTCTGGGTTCTGGGCCAGGACGTTCCAGGAGAAGCACAGCTACCTGGCTGCCCTCTACCAGCACAcgagccctgcccagcaggccTTCCTCAACTTCTGGGGCTTCACCATCCTCCTGAGCATCATCATCCCCATGTCCATGTACATAAC GTTTGAATTCATCTACCTGGTGAACAGCTGTTTCATTAACTGGGATCTGGAGATGTATTATGGTGCCAAGGACATCCCAGCCGAGGCCAGGAGCACCAGCCTCAGCGACCAGCTGGGCCAGATCCAGTACATCTTCTCAGACAAGACAGGCACCCTGACCCAGAACGTCATGAGCTTCAAGAAATGCTGTGTCAACGGGACCATCTATG gTCCAGGCACAGGCCATGAGAACAAACAGCCACGG ggcttggggctgagccaggagcaCCGCGGGGAGCAGAAGTCGGATGTTTGCGATGTGACGCTGCTGGAAGCCGCCCGGAGGGACAAGGACCCGGTGCTGAGGGAGTTCCTGAGGCTGCTGGCCCTCTGCCACACCGTCATGGTGGAGGACAGGGGCG acCAGCTGGTGTACCAGGCAGCTTCTCCTGATGAGGAAGCACTGGTGTGGGCAGCCAGGAACTTGGGCTACGTCTTCCTGGCCCGGACTCAGGACTCCATCACCatcagggagctgggcaggaccAGGACGTACGAGGTGCTGGCCATGCTGGACTTCAACAGCGACCGCAAGAGGATGTCTGTCCTGG TGCGAGACCCCCAGGGCACCATCCGGCTCTACACCAAGGGTGCTGACACGGTCATCCTGGAGAGGCTGCGCAGCCGAGGGCCCACGGAGACCCTCACCGAGAGGGCTCTGGAT CGCTTTGCAGAGGAGACGCTGAGGACGCTGTgcgtggccagcagggaggTGAGCGAGGCCGAGTTCCGCGCCTGGAGCCGGAGGCACCGCGAGGCCgcggtgctgctgcaggaccgTGCCCAGGAGCTGGACAGGCTCTACGAGGAGATGGAGCAGAACCTGCAG ctgctcgGGGCCACAGCCATCGAGGACAAGCTGCAAGATGGAGTCCCCGAGACCATCCAGCTGCTGAAACTGGGCAACATCAAAGTGTGGGTGCTGACAGGAGACAAACAAG AGACCGCGATGAACATCGGCTACGCCTGCAGGCTGCTGACAGACGACATGGAGatcctggaggagaaggaggtcAG TGAGATCCTCCAGGCTTACTGGGAGAGCAACAACAACCTCAGTGGCCCTGGAGATGCCCCGTGCAGCCGCCGCCTCTCCCAGCAGCGCCCAGAGACTCTGTGCCACAAGAGAGCTGTCATCATCAGTGGGGACTTCCTG GACAAAATCCTGcacacaggagaggtgctgaaggagaagaagggGTGGCCGTGGcggtggctgtgctgtggcagggcCGAGGCCTCGCAGGACCAGGGAGGTCTGGTGGAGAAGGCCTTTGTGGACCTGGCCACCAGCTGCCAGGCCGTGATCTGCTGCAGGGTGACCCCCAAGCAGAAAGCCCTGATGGTGCAGCTGGTGAAGAAGCACAAGAAGGCCGTCACCTTGGCCATTGGGGACGGGGCCAACGATGTCAACATGATCAAAA CCGCGGACATCGGGGTGGGCATCAGcgggctggaggggctgcaggccGTGCAGTGCAGTGACTACGCCCTGGCCCagttctccttcctgcagcGCCTGCTCCTGGTGCACGGCCGCTGGAACTACCTGCGCATCTGCAAGTTCCTCCGCTACTTCTTCTACAAGACCTTCGCTGGCCTCCTGGCCCAAGTGTGGTTCGCTTTCCACAGCGGATTCACGGCCCAG CCTCTGTATGAGGGCTGGTTCCTTGCACTCTACAATATTTTCTACACTGCCTACCCTGTGCTGTCCGTGGGCCTTTTGGAGCAG caggatgTGAGTGCCAAGAAGAGCCTGGAGTTCCCTGAGCTCTACGTGGTCGGGCAGCAGGACGAGCTCTTCAATTACCGTGTTTTTGGTGTCACCCTCCTGCACGGGGTGGGCACCTCCCTCATCAGCTTCTACATCACGCTCTGGGCCTTTGAGGACCACGTTGGCACCAAGGTCGTGGGGGACTATGAGTCCTTCTCTGTCACAGTGGCCCTGTCAGCATTGCTGTCGGTCCTCGTGGAG ATTGTCCTGGACACTCAGTACTGGACAGTGTTGTCCTTCCTGATGGTCacagccagcctgctcctcttctgcctcttctccTTCCTGACCCAAACTGTTGATGCCTACAGGATAGCTCCTGCCATCTTCCGCTTCCCAG AAGATCCATCTGAAGGCCAGGCGGGCCCCGGAGCCCCCGGTGGAGCTGCGCTCCCACGTCCCCCGCGGCTCCTTCCGCCGCTCCAGCTACGCCTTCTCCCACCAGGAGGGCTACGCCGGCCTCATCACCCGCGGGGACAGTCTGCGTGCCAGGGCCACCCAGGCCAGTGCCCCACGTGCCCTGCGCCCCCAGGGGACCCCGGCCGTGCCCTCCGTGCGCTGCCCCTCGGCGtagggccagggcaggagcagcaggggcacacCTGGCTGGTCCCTCCTGCCAGGGGCCACCTTCAATCTTATCTGCTGGCTTTGCAGAggggctggcccagcctgggggctCCTGCTGCGGCACCGTGA
- the ATP8B3 gene encoding phospholipid-transporting ATPase IK isoform X2 has translation MANVYFVFVILLQTFPEISTLPWYTLLFPLSCLLVIRGLRDLVDDIGRHRSDRSINSRPCEILAGRRFCWQEWRDICVGDIVRLRKDSVVPADLLLLCSSEPSSLCYVETADIDGETNLKFRQALLVTHQELQSEESMAAFDGRVTCEEPNSRMHTFTGTLRWRGHTHALDGDRILLRGCRVRNTALCYGLVLYAGFDSKIMRNSGKIKRKKTKLDHLMDRLVIAIFLLLLVTSLGLAVASGFWARTFQEKHSYLAALYQHTSPAQQAFLNFWGFTILLSIIIPMSMYITFEFIYLVNSCFINWDLEMYYGAKDIPAEARSTSLSDQLGQIQYIFSDKTGTLTQNVMSFKKCCVNGTIYGPGTGHENKQPRGLGLSQEHRGEQKSDVCDVTLLEAARRDKDPVLREFLRLLALCHTVMVEDRGDQLVYQAASPDEEALVWAARNLGYVFLARTQDSITIRELGRTRTYEVLAMLDFNSDRKRMSVLVRDPQGTIRLYTKGADTVILERLRSRGPTETLTERALDRFAEETLRTLCVASREVSEAEFRAWSRRHREAAVLLQDRAQELDRLYEEMEQNLQLLGATAIEDKLQDGVPETIQLLKLGNIKVWVLTGDKQETAMNIGYACRLLTDDMEILEEKEVSEILQAYWESNNNLSGPGDAPCSRRLSQQRPETLCHKRAVIISGDFLDKILHTGEVLKEKKGWPWRWLCCGRAEASQDQGGLVEKAFVDLATSCQAVICCRVTPKQKALMVQLVKKHKKAVTLAIGDGANDVNMIKTADIGVGISGLEGLQAVQCSDYALAQFSFLQRLLLVHGRWNYLRICKFLRYFFYKTFAGLLAQVWFAFHSGFTAQPLYEGWFLALYNIFYTAYPVLSVGLLEQDVSAKKSLEFPELYVVGQQDELFNYRVFGVTLLHGVGTSLISFYITLWAFEDHVGTKVVGDYESFSVTVALSALLSVLVEIVLDTQYWTVLSFLMVTASLLLFCLFSFLTQTVDAYRIAPAIFRFPDASWNALTDPFVLLVVLLSLVVNTLPSLTVHAIRAILGRATTQQKIHLKARRAPEPPVELRSHVPRGSFRRSSYAFSHQEGYAGLITRGDSLRARATQASAPRALRPQGTPAVPSVRCPSA, from the exons ATGGCCAACGTCTACTTCGTCTTCGTCATCCTCCTCCAG ACTTTCCCCGAGATCTCCACGCTGCCCTGGTACACTCTGCTGTTCCCCCTGAGCTGCCTCCTCGTCATCCGGGGGCTGCGAGACCTCGTCGATGACATT GGCCGTCACCGCAGTGACAGGAGCATCAACAGCCGGCCCTGTGAGAtcctggctgggaggag GTTCTGCTGGCAGGAGTGGCGCGACATCTGCGTCGGGGACATCGTGCGTCTGCGCAAGGACAGCGTGGTCCCG gctgacctgctcctgctgtgcagctccgagcccagcagcctgtgctACGTGGAGACCGCTGACATTGATGG GGAAACCAACCTGAAGTTCAGACAGGCCCTTCTGGTCACCCACCAGGAGCTGCAAAGCGAGGAGAGCATGGCTGCCTTTGACG GGCGAGTGACGTGCGAGGAGCCCAACAGCCGCATGCACACCTTCACGGGCACCCTGCGCTGGCGGGGCCACACGCACGCCCTGGATGGCGACCGGATCCTGCTGCGGGGCTGCCGCGTCCGCAACACCGCCCTCTGCTACGGCTTGGTGCTCTACGCAG GGTTTGATTCCAAAATCATGAGGAACTCTGGGAAGatcaagaggaagaaaaccaagcTGGACCACCTGATGGACCGGCTGGTGATCGCG atcttcctgctgctgttggtgACGTCCCTGGGCCTCGCTGTGGCCTCTGGGTTCTGGGCCAGGACGTTCCAGGAGAAGCACAGCTACCTGGCTGCCCTCTACCAGCACAcgagccctgcccagcaggccTTCCTCAACTTCTGGGGCTTCACCATCCTCCTGAGCATCATCATCCCCATGTCCATGTACATAAC GTTTGAATTCATCTACCTGGTGAACAGCTGTTTCATTAACTGGGATCTGGAGATGTATTATGGTGCCAAGGACATCCCAGCCGAGGCCAGGAGCACCAGCCTCAGCGACCAGCTGGGCCAGATCCAGTACATCTTCTCAGACAAGACAGGCACCCTGACCCAGAACGTCATGAGCTTCAAGAAATGCTGTGTCAACGGGACCATCTATG gTCCAGGCACAGGCCATGAGAACAAACAGCCACGG ggcttggggctgagccaggagcaCCGCGGGGAGCAGAAGTCGGATGTTTGCGATGTGACGCTGCTGGAAGCCGCCCGGAGGGACAAGGACCCGGTGCTGAGGGAGTTCCTGAGGCTGCTGGCCCTCTGCCACACCGTCATGGTGGAGGACAGGGGCG acCAGCTGGTGTACCAGGCAGCTTCTCCTGATGAGGAAGCACTGGTGTGGGCAGCCAGGAACTTGGGCTACGTCTTCCTGGCCCGGACTCAGGACTCCATCACCatcagggagctgggcaggaccAGGACGTACGAGGTGCTGGCCATGCTGGACTTCAACAGCGACCGCAAGAGGATGTCTGTCCTGG TGCGAGACCCCCAGGGCACCATCCGGCTCTACACCAAGGGTGCTGACACGGTCATCCTGGAGAGGCTGCGCAGCCGAGGGCCCACGGAGACCCTCACCGAGAGGGCTCTGGAT CGCTTTGCAGAGGAGACGCTGAGGACGCTGTgcgtggccagcagggaggTGAGCGAGGCCGAGTTCCGCGCCTGGAGCCGGAGGCACCGCGAGGCCgcggtgctgctgcaggaccgTGCCCAGGAGCTGGACAGGCTCTACGAGGAGATGGAGCAGAACCTGCAG ctgctcgGGGCCACAGCCATCGAGGACAAGCTGCAAGATGGAGTCCCCGAGACCATCCAGCTGCTGAAACTGGGCAACATCAAAGTGTGGGTGCTGACAGGAGACAAACAAG AGACCGCGATGAACATCGGCTACGCCTGCAGGCTGCTGACAGACGACATGGAGatcctggaggagaaggaggtcAG TGAGATCCTCCAGGCTTACTGGGAGAGCAACAACAACCTCAGTGGCCCTGGAGATGCCCCGTGCAGCCGCCGCCTCTCCCAGCAGCGCCCAGAGACTCTGTGCCACAAGAGAGCTGTCATCATCAGTGGGGACTTCCTG GACAAAATCCTGcacacaggagaggtgctgaaggagaagaagggGTGGCCGTGGcggtggctgtgctgtggcagggcCGAGGCCTCGCAGGACCAGGGAGGTCTGGTGGAGAAGGCCTTTGTGGACCTGGCCACCAGCTGCCAGGCCGTGATCTGCTGCAGGGTGACCCCCAAGCAGAAAGCCCTGATGGTGCAGCTGGTGAAGAAGCACAAGAAGGCCGTCACCTTGGCCATTGGGGACGGGGCCAACGATGTCAACATGATCAAAA CCGCGGACATCGGGGTGGGCATCAGcgggctggaggggctgcaggccGTGCAGTGCAGTGACTACGCCCTGGCCCagttctccttcctgcagcGCCTGCTCCTGGTGCACGGCCGCTGGAACTACCTGCGCATCTGCAAGTTCCTCCGCTACTTCTTCTACAAGACCTTCGCTGGCCTCCTGGCCCAAGTGTGGTTCGCTTTCCACAGCGGATTCACGGCCCAG CCTCTGTATGAGGGCTGGTTCCTTGCACTCTACAATATTTTCTACACTGCCTACCCTGTGCTGTCCGTGGGCCTTTTGGAGCAG gatgTGAGTGCCAAGAAGAGCCTGGAGTTCCCTGAGCTCTACGTGGTCGGGCAGCAGGACGAGCTCTTCAATTACCGTGTTTTTGGTGTCACCCTCCTGCACGGGGTGGGCACCTCCCTCATCAGCTTCTACATCACGCTCTGGGCCTTTGAGGACCACGTTGGCACCAAGGTCGTGGGGGACTATGAGTCCTTCTCTGTCACAGTGGCCCTGTCAGCATTGCTGTCGGTCCTCGTGGAG ATTGTCCTGGACACTCAGTACTGGACAGTGTTGTCCTTCCTGATGGTCacagccagcctgctcctcttctgcctcttctccTTCCTGACCCAAACTGTTGATGCCTACAGGATAGCTCCTGCCATCTTCCGCTTCCCAG ATGCCAGCTGGAACGCCCTGACCGACCCCTTTGTCCTGCTGGtggtcctgctgtccctggtggTCAACACCCTCCCCTCGCTCACCGTCCACGCCATCCGTGCCATCCTGGGCAGGGCCACCACCCAGCAG AAGATCCATCTGAAGGCCAGGCGGGCCCCGGAGCCCCCGGTGGAGCTGCGCTCCCACGTCCCCCGCGGCTCCTTCCGCCGCTCCAGCTACGCCTTCTCCCACCAGGAGGGCTACGCCGGCCTCATCACCCGCGGGGACAGTCTGCGTGCCAGGGCCACCCAGGCCAGTGCCCCACGTGCCCTGCGCCCCCAGGGGACCCCGGCCGTGCCCTCCGTGCGCTGCCCCTCGGCGtag
- the ATP8B3 gene encoding phospholipid-transporting ATPase IK isoform X1: protein MANVYFVFVILLQTFPEISTLPWYTLLFPLSCLLVIRGLRDLVDDIGRHRSDRSINSRPCEILAGRRFCWQEWRDICVGDIVRLRKDSVVPADLLLLCSSEPSSLCYVETADIDGETNLKFRQALLVTHQELQSEESMAAFDGRVTCEEPNSRMHTFTGTLRWRGHTHALDGDRILLRGCRVRNTALCYGLVLYAGFDSKIMRNSGKIKRKKTKLDHLMDRLVIAIFLLLLVTSLGLAVASGFWARTFQEKHSYLAALYQHTSPAQQAFLNFWGFTILLSIIIPMSMYITFEFIYLVNSCFINWDLEMYYGAKDIPAEARSTSLSDQLGQIQYIFSDKTGTLTQNVMSFKKCCVNGTIYGPGTGHENKQPRGLGLSQEHRGEQKSDVCDVTLLEAARRDKDPVLREFLRLLALCHTVMVEDRGDQLVYQAASPDEEALVWAARNLGYVFLARTQDSITIRELGRTRTYEVLAMLDFNSDRKRMSVLVRDPQGTIRLYTKGADTVILERLRSRGPTETLTERALDRFAEETLRTLCVASREVSEAEFRAWSRRHREAAVLLQDRAQELDRLYEEMEQNLQLLGATAIEDKLQDGVPETIQLLKLGNIKVWVLTGDKQETAMNIGYACRLLTDDMEILEEKEVSEILQAYWESNNNLSGPGDAPCSRRLSQQRPETLCHKRAVIISGDFLDKILHTGEVLKEKKGWPWRWLCCGRAEASQDQGGLVEKAFVDLATSCQAVICCRVTPKQKALMVQLVKKHKKAVTLAIGDGANDVNMIKTADIGVGISGLEGLQAVQCSDYALAQFSFLQRLLLVHGRWNYLRICKFLRYFFYKTFAGLLAQVWFAFHSGFTAQPLYEGWFLALYNIFYTAYPVLSVGLLEQQDVSAKKSLEFPELYVVGQQDELFNYRVFGVTLLHGVGTSLISFYITLWAFEDHVGTKVVGDYESFSVTVALSALLSVLVEIVLDTQYWTVLSFLMVTASLLLFCLFSFLTQTVDAYRIAPAIFRFPDASWNALTDPFVLLVVLLSLVVNTLPSLTVHAIRAILGRATTQQKIHLKARRAPEPPVELRSHVPRGSFRRSSYAFSHQEGYAGLITRGDSLRARATQASAPRALRPQGTPAVPSVRCPSA from the exons ATGGCCAACGTCTACTTCGTCTTCGTCATCCTCCTCCAG ACTTTCCCCGAGATCTCCACGCTGCCCTGGTACACTCTGCTGTTCCCCCTGAGCTGCCTCCTCGTCATCCGGGGGCTGCGAGACCTCGTCGATGACATT GGCCGTCACCGCAGTGACAGGAGCATCAACAGCCGGCCCTGTGAGAtcctggctgggaggag GTTCTGCTGGCAGGAGTGGCGCGACATCTGCGTCGGGGACATCGTGCGTCTGCGCAAGGACAGCGTGGTCCCG gctgacctgctcctgctgtgcagctccgagcccagcagcctgtgctACGTGGAGACCGCTGACATTGATGG GGAAACCAACCTGAAGTTCAGACAGGCCCTTCTGGTCACCCACCAGGAGCTGCAAAGCGAGGAGAGCATGGCTGCCTTTGACG GGCGAGTGACGTGCGAGGAGCCCAACAGCCGCATGCACACCTTCACGGGCACCCTGCGCTGGCGGGGCCACACGCACGCCCTGGATGGCGACCGGATCCTGCTGCGGGGCTGCCGCGTCCGCAACACCGCCCTCTGCTACGGCTTGGTGCTCTACGCAG GGTTTGATTCCAAAATCATGAGGAACTCTGGGAAGatcaagaggaagaaaaccaagcTGGACCACCTGATGGACCGGCTGGTGATCGCG atcttcctgctgctgttggtgACGTCCCTGGGCCTCGCTGTGGCCTCTGGGTTCTGGGCCAGGACGTTCCAGGAGAAGCACAGCTACCTGGCTGCCCTCTACCAGCACAcgagccctgcccagcaggccTTCCTCAACTTCTGGGGCTTCACCATCCTCCTGAGCATCATCATCCCCATGTCCATGTACATAAC GTTTGAATTCATCTACCTGGTGAACAGCTGTTTCATTAACTGGGATCTGGAGATGTATTATGGTGCCAAGGACATCCCAGCCGAGGCCAGGAGCACCAGCCTCAGCGACCAGCTGGGCCAGATCCAGTACATCTTCTCAGACAAGACAGGCACCCTGACCCAGAACGTCATGAGCTTCAAGAAATGCTGTGTCAACGGGACCATCTATG gTCCAGGCACAGGCCATGAGAACAAACAGCCACGG ggcttggggctgagccaggagcaCCGCGGGGAGCAGAAGTCGGATGTTTGCGATGTGACGCTGCTGGAAGCCGCCCGGAGGGACAAGGACCCGGTGCTGAGGGAGTTCCTGAGGCTGCTGGCCCTCTGCCACACCGTCATGGTGGAGGACAGGGGCG acCAGCTGGTGTACCAGGCAGCTTCTCCTGATGAGGAAGCACTGGTGTGGGCAGCCAGGAACTTGGGCTACGTCTTCCTGGCCCGGACTCAGGACTCCATCACCatcagggagctgggcaggaccAGGACGTACGAGGTGCTGGCCATGCTGGACTTCAACAGCGACCGCAAGAGGATGTCTGTCCTGG TGCGAGACCCCCAGGGCACCATCCGGCTCTACACCAAGGGTGCTGACACGGTCATCCTGGAGAGGCTGCGCAGCCGAGGGCCCACGGAGACCCTCACCGAGAGGGCTCTGGAT CGCTTTGCAGAGGAGACGCTGAGGACGCTGTgcgtggccagcagggaggTGAGCGAGGCCGAGTTCCGCGCCTGGAGCCGGAGGCACCGCGAGGCCgcggtgctgctgcaggaccgTGCCCAGGAGCTGGACAGGCTCTACGAGGAGATGGAGCAGAACCTGCAG ctgctcgGGGCCACAGCCATCGAGGACAAGCTGCAAGATGGAGTCCCCGAGACCATCCAGCTGCTGAAACTGGGCAACATCAAAGTGTGGGTGCTGACAGGAGACAAACAAG AGACCGCGATGAACATCGGCTACGCCTGCAGGCTGCTGACAGACGACATGGAGatcctggaggagaaggaggtcAG TGAGATCCTCCAGGCTTACTGGGAGAGCAACAACAACCTCAGTGGCCCTGGAGATGCCCCGTGCAGCCGCCGCCTCTCCCAGCAGCGCCCAGAGACTCTGTGCCACAAGAGAGCTGTCATCATCAGTGGGGACTTCCTG GACAAAATCCTGcacacaggagaggtgctgaaggagaagaagggGTGGCCGTGGcggtggctgtgctgtggcagggcCGAGGCCTCGCAGGACCAGGGAGGTCTGGTGGAGAAGGCCTTTGTGGACCTGGCCACCAGCTGCCAGGCCGTGATCTGCTGCAGGGTGACCCCCAAGCAGAAAGCCCTGATGGTGCAGCTGGTGAAGAAGCACAAGAAGGCCGTCACCTTGGCCATTGGGGACGGGGCCAACGATGTCAACATGATCAAAA CCGCGGACATCGGGGTGGGCATCAGcgggctggaggggctgcaggccGTGCAGTGCAGTGACTACGCCCTGGCCCagttctccttcctgcagcGCCTGCTCCTGGTGCACGGCCGCTGGAACTACCTGCGCATCTGCAAGTTCCTCCGCTACTTCTTCTACAAGACCTTCGCTGGCCTCCTGGCCCAAGTGTGGTTCGCTTTCCACAGCGGATTCACGGCCCAG CCTCTGTATGAGGGCTGGTTCCTTGCACTCTACAATATTTTCTACACTGCCTACCCTGTGCTGTCCGTGGGCCTTTTGGAGCAG caggatgTGAGTGCCAAGAAGAGCCTGGAGTTCCCTGAGCTCTACGTGGTCGGGCAGCAGGACGAGCTCTTCAATTACCGTGTTTTTGGTGTCACCCTCCTGCACGGGGTGGGCACCTCCCTCATCAGCTTCTACATCACGCTCTGGGCCTTTGAGGACCACGTTGGCACCAAGGTCGTGGGGGACTATGAGTCCTTCTCTGTCACAGTGGCCCTGTCAGCATTGCTGTCGGTCCTCGTGGAG ATTGTCCTGGACACTCAGTACTGGACAGTGTTGTCCTTCCTGATGGTCacagccagcctgctcctcttctgcctcttctccTTCCTGACCCAAACTGTTGATGCCTACAGGATAGCTCCTGCCATCTTCCGCTTCCCAG ATGCCAGCTGGAACGCCCTGACCGACCCCTTTGTCCTGCTGGtggtcctgctgtccctggtggTCAACACCCTCCCCTCGCTCACCGTCCACGCCATCCGTGCCATCCTGGGCAGGGCCACCACCCAGCAG AAGATCCATCTGAAGGCCAGGCGGGCCCCGGAGCCCCCGGTGGAGCTGCGCTCCCACGTCCCCCGCGGCTCCTTCCGCCGCTCCAGCTACGCCTTCTCCCACCAGGAGGGCTACGCCGGCCTCATCACCCGCGGGGACAGTCTGCGTGCCAGGGCCACCCAGGCCAGTGCCCCACGTGCCCTGCGCCCCCAGGGGACCCCGGCCGTGCCCTCCGTGCGCTGCCCCTCGGCGtag